The genomic DNA AGTGGACATGCATCACAAGCAGCACCTATTACAGGTTTACATTTGCCTCATATAACGATGAATAAAGTGTTGATGGGGAATGCATTTTTCTTAGGTTCTTATGCGAGATATGAAGAAAACCGTCCGTTAGTTGATACTTCTTGGTGGCAAAATGATGGTGTAGTAAATACCAATTCTATGATTGCACCAATTTCTAATGTTGCTGTAAATAATCATGAGTCATTACAGGTTGGAAAATGGAATCATATCGAAACGAAAGCGAATTGGGATCATCTCGACATGGTAGGATTAAGTGTTTCAGACTCGTTAGGTTTTTCTAGCATTCAAGAGTTTTATAGAACAATTGCTGAAAAGCTATCACGTTTACCGAAATAAGTAATAATAAAGCGCTCTCGATGGAATTCGAGAGCGCTTTATATTATATTGAAAGAGGGGTTTGGTAGAAAAATATGGGGGGATATTATGAAGATTCAAGTTGTATTATCAGGATACGGAACAGTAGGCAGAGAGTTTATAAAATTATTAAATGAAAAGTATTCATATATATATGAAACATATGGGATTCAATTAGTTGTAAGTGGCGTATTAGGAAGAAATATTGCAATACATAATGAAGACGGCTTATCTCTTCATCATTTATTGATGTATGGTGGCGGTACCGCTGCAATTGAAAAATATTTAGAGTATCATCCGAAGGAACGTGCAACAACTAGCATAAGTGGTACTGTATTGGTAGAATCAACAGTTACAAATCTTAAAGATGGAAATCCAGGGAAACAATATATGAAACAAGCGATTGAGAAACAGATGGATATAGTAGCAATTTCAAAAGGTGCACTCGTTACAAACTGGAGAGAAATAAATGAAGCAGCAAGAGACGTAAATGTACGAATTCGATATAGCGGTGCAACAGCCGCTGCACTACCGACGCTAGATATCGGACAATTTAGTTTAGCCGGTTGCAGTATTGAAAAAATAGAAGGAATATTAAATGGAACAACTAATTATATTCTTACGAAAATGTATGAGGAAGATATGACATTTGAAGAAGCACTGAAAGAAGCGCAAAATAAAGGAATTGCTGAGACAAACCCTATATTAGATATAAGTGGTTCAGATAGTGCGTGTAAATTGTTACTTTTGACAAACAGCTTAATGGAAACAGAGAAAACACTTACTGATATACATATAAAAGGAATCGAGCACGTTACAAAACAACAAATACAAAATGCTAAGGAACAACATAAAATTATTAAATTAATAGCATCAATATATAAGGATGAGGGTGGCAATGTGAATTTAAATGTTGAACCGTGCGAAATAGAAAAAGATCATCCGTTAGCAAAAGTAAATGGGACCGAAAAAGGAATTACGTTCTTTACAGATACGATGGGACAAGTTACTACAATTGGTGGGGCTTCTAATCCACGAGGTGCTGCAGCTGCAGCTTTAAAAGATGTAATTAACTTATATCGAAAAGACTTGTAAGACCGTACCGCCCTTTATAAAAAATACATATGTCGTGGACCTTTTGTGAATGAAATAAATATGCAAAAATGATTGCAGGGGGTAAGGAATTGTTTAAGGATTTTAAAGTTGTTAAAGATCGTCCCGTTTATATTCAATTGAAAGATTATTTGAAGAAGATGATTATGAAAGGGCACTTGCTCGGGAATCAAAAAATCCCATCAACAAGGGAACTAAGTGAATTACTAAGTGTGAGTAGAAACACTGTACTTGCTGCTTATGCAGATTTAGAGCAAGAAGGACTCATTTATGCAGTTAAAGGAAAAGGGAACTTTGTTGCGAAGGTAGATATATCTAACACTTCGTCTGTTGAAATAGATTGGAAAAATAAACTTAATACAGTGACCGCATTAGCGGATGAATTAGATTTAATGAAACATGGTGTTCGTTGGGAAAAGGGAATGATTGTTTTTAATAGTATAGCCCCGGATGAGAAGCTATTTGATGTTGAAAACTTCAAAAGAGCTTTTCTTACTCGTATGTCCATTGAAGGGGACATCGTATTGAACTACGGATATGCAAAGGGATATAAACCGTTAATGAATTATTTACTTCATTACATGGAAATGAAAGGTGTAGACATTTCGAATAAAGATATTCTAATTACAAATGGATTTACAGAAGGATTGGATATTGTACTTTCTTCTTTATCAAAAAAATCCGGTCGTGTCATTTGTGAGAATCCAACTCACCACGCTGCACTAAAGCTGTTCCGTTTACATGGACTTGAAGTTCATGGGATTGATATGAATGAGGATGGTATTGATACGAATGAAGTTGAAAAAAGCTTACGTGAAAAAGATTTTGATTTTGCTTATTTAATTCCTTCTTATCATAATCCAACCGGTATTGTTACGAGTTCAGAGAAAAGAACGGAATTGATGAGGTTATTCTCGAAATATAAGGTTCCTATTATAGAGGACGGATTTAATGAAGAATTACGTTATTCAGGTTCACATTTAGCTCCCTTATTAACTTTTGCTGGAGCTGGCAATAATGTGATTTATATTAGTAGCTTTTCAAAGGTACTTTTCCCTGGTTTACGTGTAGGTTGGATTATTGCAGATAAAGAGCTGATTCATTATTTAGAAAGCGTAAAAAGAGCAAGAACAATCCACACATCTACGTTAGATCAAGCGGTTCTATTTCAATATTTACATGAGGGGTATTTTGAGAAATATTTAAAAAAGGCAAGATCGGTTTATAAGAAAAAATATGAGTTAGCTGTCGGCGCGTGTAATCAGTTCATTCCTTTCAAAAGAATGACTGGAGATGGTGGACTTCATTTATTTATAGAGCTAGAAGAGCATATGAATGCCCGCACACTTTTACAAAAGTGTTATGAGAAAGGCGTTACGTTTTCACCTGGAGATGTTTTTTACTCTGATGGAGAAGGGGCGAACACTTTCCGATTAGGGTTTTCGCGCTTGAAAGAAGAAGAAATAGTTCGGGGAATTAAAATAATTGGTGATACATTAAAAAATGAAATTTGGAGTTGAGAAAATGAAAATCGGTGTTATTATGGGCGGGGTATCGTCTGAAAAACAAGTTTCAATTATGACAGGGAATGAAATGATTGCTCATTTAGATAAAAATAAGTATGAAATAGTCCCAATTACATTAAATGAAAAAATGGATTTAATTGAAAAAGCGAAAGACATTGACTTTGCGTTGCTCGCATTACACGGGAAATATGGAGAAGATGGGACAGTTCAAGGAACACTGGAGAGTTTAGGGATTCCTTATAGCGGAAGTAATATGTTATCTAGTAGTATATGTATGGATAAGAATATTTCGAAAAAGATTTTACGTTATGAAGGTGTAGAAACACCAGATTGGATTGAACTTACAAAAATGGAGGATCTAAAGCTTGATGAGTTAGATAAGTTAGGATTTCCATTAGTGGTAAAACCAAACTCTGGCGGATCGAGTGTCGGGGTGAAAATCGTTTACAATAAAAATGAATTGATCTCAATGCTAGAAACTGTATTTGAATGGGATTCTGAAGTAGTAATTGAGAAGTATATAAAAGGTGATGAAATTACATGTTCCATTCTGGATGGAAAACAGTTACCTATAGTTTCAATTCGACATGCAGCCGAGTTCTTTGACTACAATGCAAAATATGATGATACTAGTACAGTTGAGGAAGTTATCGAACTTCCAGCGGAAATTAATGAACGTGTAAATAAAGCGTCACTGGCTTGTTATAAAGCATTAAAATGTAGTGTTTATGCAAGAGTTGATATGATGGTGAAGGATGGAATTCCATATGTAATGGAAATTAATACATTACCAGGGATGACACAATCAAGTTTATTGCCAAAAAGTGCAGAAGCAGCGGGAATTAGTTATAGCAAACTATTAGATATGATTATTGAAACATCATTAAAAGTTAGAAAAGAAGAAGGGTTTTAAGGGGATTATATAACTAATTCTTTTGACAGTTTCACGAAGTATGCTATGATGAATACATTATAAAAACAAAATATTTATCCACTAGGGGGGCCTTTTATAGGCTGAGATCAAATGTGATTTTGAGACTCTTAGTACCTGATCTGGTTAATGCCAGCGTAGGGAAGTGGGAAAGACGTTGCTATTTAATGAGTAAATAAATACTGTCAATTTCACTTTCTTTACGCCTGTAAAGAAAGTTTTTTTATTTTACAGCTTTAATAATTGTGGATAAATACTTATATTTTATACATTATTGGAGGGATTTAAATGACTTTTTCACAATCATTACGTAAAGAAGTAGATTCAATTTGGGAAGCGAGTTTTAACCATCCTTTTGTAAAAAAACTTGGTGAAGGAACGTTAGATTTAGCTAGTTTTCGCTATTATGTGCTTCAAGATTCATATTATTTGAGTCATTTTGCTAGAGTACAAACTTTAGGAGCTGCAAAAGCTCTTGAATTAGAGACGACAGCTCGTATGGCACATCATGCTCAAAATACATATGAGGCCGAGTTATCTTTACATGAGAATTTTGCTAAAAAGCTAGGGATAACAAAAGAAGAAAAAGATAATTTTATTCCTGCGCCAACTGCATATGCGTATACTTCACATATGTATCGTGCTGCGTATGAAGGGCATTTAGGAGATATCATTGCAGCAATTTTACCTTGCTATTGGTTGTATTACGAAATTGGGGAACGTTTAAAAGAATGTCAGCCGGAAGAGCCAATTTATAACGAATGGATTTCTGCTTATGGATCTGATTGGTTCCGTACGCTAGTTGAAGAACAAATTACACGGTTAGATACTATTGCTGAAAAAGTAACAGAGGCAGACCGCAAGCGTATGAAACAGCATTTTATTATTAGCAGTCAATATGAATATTCATTTTGGGAAATGGCTTATACATTAGAAAAGTGGCCAGTGGATACAGACGTAAAAGACGTAATTGGATAAAGAATAGAAGTAATGTTAGAGATAGGTATGGATCATACCTATCTCTATATTTTTTCTTGTCAAATTTGCGTAAAGTCATTAGTGCTACGGATATGGTGAAATAGAATATCGATAATTTAGCTCATTTAATTGTCTACGCATTAACTGGATAAACTTCTGTCACATTTATTTTACAATTAAAGAACGTAAATGTTGGTGGTATGAAGTTAAATAAGAAAAGAAACCCGAGCTGTTAGCTGTAACGGAGTTGTTTTTTCTTTGCAGGAATTTCTAAGTTAACATGAAGTGCTGTTCATACAATATGCAAATTTGCATATTGTATTTTTTTGAGTTCTTTGTGTGTTAAAATCAAATATAGAGATATGTAAATATAAAGAAGCAAAAACAGGAATATCCAATGAATTTTGAGAG from Bacillus cereus G9842 includes the following:
- a CDS encoding D-alanine--D-alanine ligase: MKIGVIMGGVSSEKQVSIMTGNEMIAHLDKNKYEIVPITLNEKMDLIEKAKDIDFALLALHGKYGEDGTVQGTLESLGIPYSGSNMLSSSICMDKNISKKILRYEGVETPDWIELTKMEDLKLDELDKLGFPLVVKPNSGGSSVGVKIVYNKNELISMLETVFEWDSEVVIEKYIKGDEITCSILDGKQLPIVSIRHAAEFFDYNAKYDDTSTVEEVIELPAEINERVNKASLACYKALKCSVYARVDMMVKDGIPYVMEINTLPGMTQSSLLPKSAEAAGISYSKLLDMIIETSLKVRKEEGF
- a CDS encoding homoserine dehydrogenase, which codes for MKIQVVLSGYGTVGREFIKLLNEKYSYIYETYGIQLVVSGVLGRNIAIHNEDGLSLHHLLMYGGGTAAIEKYLEYHPKERATTSISGTVLVESTVTNLKDGNPGKQYMKQAIEKQMDIVAISKGALVTNWREINEAARDVNVRIRYSGATAAALPTLDIGQFSLAGCSIEKIEGILNGTTNYILTKMYEEDMTFEEALKEAQNKGIAETNPILDISGSDSACKLLLLTNSLMETEKTLTDIHIKGIEHVTKQQIQNAKEQHKIIKLIASIYKDEGGNVNLNVEPCEIEKDHPLAKVNGTEKGITFFTDTMGQVTTIGGASNPRGAAAAALKDVINLYRKDL
- the pdxR gene encoding MocR-like pyridoxine biosynthesis transcription factor PdxR produces the protein MFKDFKVVKDRPVYIQLKDYLKKMIMKGHLLGNQKIPSTRELSELLSVSRNTVLAAYADLEQEGLIYAVKGKGNFVAKVDISNTSSVEIDWKNKLNTVTALADELDLMKHGVRWEKGMIVFNSIAPDEKLFDVENFKRAFLTRMSIEGDIVLNYGYAKGYKPLMNYLLHYMEMKGVDISNKDILITNGFTEGLDIVLSSLSKKSGRVICENPTHHAALKLFRLHGLEVHGIDMNEDGIDTNEVEKSLREKDFDFAYLIPSYHNPTGIVTSSEKRTELMRLFSKYKVPIIEDGFNEELRYSGSHLAPLLTFAGAGNNVIYISSFSKVLFPGLRVGWIIADKELIHYLESVKRARTIHTSTLDQAVLFQYLHEGYFEKYLKKARSVYKKKYELAVGACNQFIPFKRMTGDGGLHLFIELEEHMNARTLLQKCYEKGVTFSPGDVFYSDGEGANTFRLGFSRLKEEEIVRGIKIIGDTLKNEIWS
- the tenA gene encoding thiaminase II, with the translated sequence MTFSQSLRKEVDSIWEASFNHPFVKKLGEGTLDLASFRYYVLQDSYYLSHFARVQTLGAAKALELETTARMAHHAQNTYEAELSLHENFAKKLGITKEEKDNFIPAPTAYAYTSHMYRAAYEGHLGDIIAAILPCYWLYYEIGERLKECQPEEPIYNEWISAYGSDWFRTLVEEQITRLDTIAEKVTEADRKRMKQHFIISSQYEYSFWEMAYTLEKWPVDTDVKDVIG